A stretch of the Arachis stenosperma cultivar V10309 chromosome 6, arast.V10309.gnm1.PFL2, whole genome shotgun sequence genome encodes the following:
- the LOC130936373 gene encoding zinc finger protein 11-like — protein sequence MEEEDTDPSPPGTAGRSYECVFCKRGFTTAQALGGHMNIHRKDKANNRTKPTTTFLIPSSTQLHHSDHHLGFYYFSSSTSTRNNNNNNNNIYEVHSDCSSSNQGYFPPPKERNLTFCNNNNNPSSSCVAQVKDKVQDNSDEGGGLDLELRLGHHHP from the coding sequence ATGGAAGAAGAGGATACGGATCCATCGCCCCCGGGAACTGCTGGCAGATCGTATGAGTGTGTGTTCTGCAAGAGAGGCTTCACAACTGCACAAGCCTTAGGTGGACACATGAACATTCACAGAAAGGACAAGGCCAATAACAGAACCAAACCTACTACTACTTTTCTTATTCCTTCTTCAACTCAACTTCATCATTCCGATCATCATCTCGGCTTCTATTACTTTTCATCATCAACTTCCACACggaataataacaacaacaacaacaatatctATGAGGTTCATTCTGATTGTTCTTCTTCCAATCAAGGTTATTTTCCTCCACCCAAGGAGAGAAACTTGACTTtttgcaataataataataatccatCATCATCATGTGTTGCTCAAGTTAAAGACAAGGTACAAGATAACAGTGATGAAGGTGGCGGCCTTGATTTAGAGCTCAGACTTGGTCATCATCAtccttaa
- the LOC130933820 gene encoding transcriptional regulator SUPERMAN-like encodes MEGKYYVARNKKKNNNNNTRFEMEEQHRSSICSSSWPGRNYGCSFCKREFKSAQALGGHMNVHRRDRARLRSSSSSIWLSSSSDKPNKPNPSSILKPNTKNNPIIPSSSSLYYSPSTITLCSYSPSASTSSCDKKPRLITSQLLPPPQTISNNTTVTARWSSNSIMEDDDEHNHNITLELGIGLLKHPTNNLDLELRLGQ; translated from the coding sequence ATGGAAGGGAAGTATTATGTGGCaagaaacaagaagaagaataacaataataatacaaGGTTTGAAATGGAGGAGCAGCATCGTAGTAGTATTTGTTCATCATCATGGCCTGGGAGGAACTATGGGTGTAGCTTTTGCAAGAGAGAGTTCAAATCCGCACAAGCATTGGGTGGACACATGAATGTTCATAGAAGAGATAGGGCAAGATTgagatcatcatcatcatcaatatgGCTTTCTTCCTCTTCTGATAAACCTAATAAACCTAACCCTAGCAGCATCCTGAAACCCAATACTAAGAACAACCCAATAATACcttcctcttcatctctttaTTATAGCCCTAGTACCATTACTTTGTGCTCTTATTCTCCTTCAGCTTCCACAAGTAGCTGCGATAAGAAACCAAGACTCATCACATCACAGCTTCTTCCTCCCCCTCAAACGATCAGTAACAACACCACAGTCACAGCAAGGTGGAGTAGTAATTCTATAATGGAAGATGATGATGAGCACAACCACAACATCACCTTGGAATTGGGAATAGGGTTGCTTAAGCACCCAACTAACAACTTAGATTTGGAGCTTCGATTAGGCCAATGA
- the LOC130936408 gene encoding F-box/kelch-repeat protein OR23, with protein sequence MIDTTPESPPGARQPPSTAREQQSLTLIPGLPNDVGSLILSMVPYSHHARIKQTCKSWNRVLSSKPFFSTFLHRRRNHLLCIFPQDPSIASPFLFDPQNHAWCPLPPMPCNPQVYGLCNFAAVPLGHHLYVLGGSLFDTRSFPIDRPSPSSATFRLSLRDFTWRPRAPMLSPRGSFACAVVPRSGQILVAGGGSRHTMFAAAGTRIRAAERYDARRDRWYPIEGLPGFRAGCVGFVSGGGREFWAMGGYGASRTISGVFPVDEYYRDAAVMELDGDGGWREVGDMWGDGERVRAGKIVVVENDDDDKSDYPGVYMLDGDEILRYDMSTNRWLCESRVPRKAPYNSSFGVVVVNGELYVLTHLCIVDMTETRRSRQHRRAGTLYIQIYNPKKKTWRSLVTKSPFSYPIDINTTVLSSICL encoded by the exons atgatcGATACTACTCCGGAATCGCCTCCTGGAGCGCGACAACCACCATCAACGGCGAGGGAGCAGCAATCCCTAACCCTAATCCCGGGCCTCCCGAACGATGTAGGATCCCTGATTCTGTCGATGGTGCCATACTCTCACCACGCGCGTATCAAGCAAACATGCAAGTCATGGAACCGCGTCCTCTCCTCGAAGCCTTTCTTCTCCACTTTCCTCCACCGCCGCCGCAACCACCTCCTCTGCATCTTCCCGCAGGACCCATCCATCGCTTCCCCCTTTCTCTTCGACCCGCAAAACCACGCATGGTGCCCTCTTCCACCCATGCCCTGCAACCCTCAGGTCTACGGTCTCTGCAACTTCGCCGCAGTCCCTCTCGGCCACCACCTCTACGTCCTCGGCGGATCCCTCTTCGACACGCGCTCTTTCCCTATCGACCGCCCTTCCCCTTCCTCCGCTACCTTTCGCCTCAGCCTCCGCGACTTCACGTGGCGTCCACGCGCCCCCATGCTCTCTCCGCGCGGCAGCTTCGCCTGCGCCGTGGTTCCGCGCTCTGGACAGATTCTTGTCGCCGGCGGAGGGTCTAGGCACACGATGTTTGCTGCTGCAGGGACGAGGATCCGCGCGGCGGAGCGATATGACGCGAGGAGGGACCGGTGGTATCCTATAGAAGGGCTGCCGGGGTTTCGAGCGGGCTGCGTTGGCTTTGTGAGCGGTGGAGGGAGGGAATTTTGGGCGATGGGAGGTTACGGTGCGTCGAGGACGATTTCGGGAGTGTTTCCGGTGGATGAGTATTATAGGGATGCGGCGGTGATGGAATTGGATGGTGATGGTGGTTGGAGAGAGGTTGGGGATATGTGGGGTGATGGGGAGAGAGTCAGGGCTGGGaaaattgttgttgttgagaatgatgatgatgataagagTGATTATCCAGGGGTTTACATGCTCGATGGAGATGAGATTTTGAG ATATGATATGTCAACAAATCGTTGGCTGTGTGAATCTCGTGTTCCAAGAAAAGCGCCGTACAACTCCTCGTTCGGTGTTGTAGTTGTAAATGGAGAGCTGTATGTACTGACACATTTATGCATCGTTGACATGACAGAAACACGAAGGTCCAGACAGCATAGGAGGGCTGGAACATTGTACATTCAAATTTACAATCCAAAAAAGAAGACATGGAGGTCTCTTGTCACAAAGTCACCTTTCAGTTATCCTATTGATATCAATACTACTGTATTGAGCTCAATTTGTCTGTGA